The following coding sequences lie in one Arachis hypogaea cultivar Tifrunner chromosome 9, arahy.Tifrunner.gnm2.J5K5, whole genome shotgun sequence genomic window:
- the LOC112712569 gene encoding uncharacterized protein: MVSGNDPVESFFNSIQVVKESLSPLEVGIRKAAKDLEHCFLSGHKNKGTKGVCLIAQVKQGGEFQICDVRKKKGLSMKVPLKAFLGIFSQNSVSGNGNVNVNGDEVDKKGDGSSSCTNCLKFAVTWSLLVNGFLQALPAPFKAGRKRSQKMAGDEDGKVCSCMKPSVSSSEVTQDETKGQFIRTVKEKGVKWKDGKHVSLECLIGLIFNQLNQTIQSLDHGLHGNDPENVKTSQPSIPPQIGHVNAFTNFLEGHKMDVNSFLGNLNFAKVGGVPSGVAGEESPLSSEEGYNGNNANSGNDDNKEDAGGISPQKVASNIFSIPLTNVERLRSTLSTVSLTELVELLPQLRRASKEHPDKKKLISVQDFFRYTEAEGRRFFEELDRDGDGQVTLEDLEIAMRDRKLPRRYAKEFMSRTRSHLFSRSFGWKQFLSFMEQKEPTILRAYTSLCLTKSGTLKKSEILELLKNAGLPANEDNAVAMMRFLRADTEESISYGHFRNFMLLLPSDRLQEDPRSIWFEAATVVAVPPPVEIPAGSVLRSALAGGLSCALSCALLHPVDSIKTRVQASTMSFPEIIAKLPQIGVRGLYRGSIPAILGQFSSHGLRTGIFEASKLVLVNVAPNLPELQVQSIASFCSTFLGTAVRIPCEVLKQRLQAGLFDNVGEALVGTWQQDGLRGFFRGTGATLCREVPFYVAGMGLYAESKKGVQKLLGRELEAWETIAVGALSGGLAAVVTTPFDVMKTRMMTAQGRSVSMTIIAFSILRHEGPLGLFKGAVPRFFWIAPLGAMNFAGYELARKAMNKNEELAGKASE; this comes from the exons ATGGTGTCTGGGAACGACCCAGTTGAGTCCTTCTTCAATTCCATTCAGGTTGTGAAGGAATCGCTGTCCCCTTTGGAAGTGGGTATTCGGAAAGCTGCAAAGGATCTTGAGCACTGCTTCCTGTCAGGACACAAGAATAAGGGCACGAAAGGTGTTTGTTTGATTGCCCAGGTGAAGCAAGGTGGTGAATTTCAGATCTGCGATgtgaggaagaagaaagggttgtcAATGAAGGTTCCCTTGAAGGCTTTCTTGGGTATTTTCTCACAAAACTCAGTGAGTGGTAATGGGAATGTGAATGTGAATGGTGATGAGGTGGATAAGAAGGGTGATGGGTCTTCTTCCTGCACCAATTGCTTGAAGTTTGCAGTGACTTGGTCTTTGCTGGTTAATGGTTTCCTTCAGGCTCTCCCAGCTCCTTTCAAAGCTGGGAGAAAGAGGTCTCAGAAAATGGCTGGTGATGAAGATGGGAAGGTATGTTCATGCATGAAGCCAAGTGTTTCATCGAGTGAAGTGACGCAGGATGAGACCAAGGGCCAGTTTATTAGGACAGTTAAGGAAAAAGGTGTGAAGTGGAAGGATGGTAAACATGTCTCACTTGAATGTCTTATAGGTTTAATCTTTAATCAGTTGAATCAAACCATTCAGAGTCTTGATCATGGTCTGCATGGAAATGACCCTGAAAATGTGAAAACTTCACAACCTTCTATACCACCTCAGATTGGCCATGTCAATGCATTCACAAACTTCTTGGAAGGGCACAAAATGGATGTGAATAGCTTCTTGggaaatttgaattttgcaaaGGTAGGTGGTGTGCCATCGGGTGTAGCTGGAGAAGAAAGCCCTTTATCAAGTGAAGAAGGATATAATGGTAATAATGCTAATAGTGGTAATGATGATAACAAGGAGGACGCTGGAGGGATTTCGCCGCAGAAGGTTGCCTCTAACATATTCAGTATTCCTCTAACAAATGTGGAGCGTCTAAGGTCTACACTTTCCACTGTTTCATTGACAGAATTGGTTGAGCTGTTGCCACAGCTCAGGAGAGCATCGAAAGAACACCCTGATAAGAAGAAACTGATCTCTGTACAAGATTTCTTTAGGTACACAGAGGCTGAAG GGAGGAGGTTCTTTGAGGAGCTGGATAGAGATGGTGATGGCCAAGTAACCCTGGAAGATCTAGAAATTGCAATGAGAGACAGAAAACTGCCACGAAGATATGCCAAAGAATTTATGAGCCGTACAAGAAGTCATTTGTTTTCTCGGTCCTTTGGATGGAAGCAGTTCTTGTCATTTATGGAACAAAAGGAGCCAACAATTCTTCGTGCATATACTTCTCTGTGTCTAACCAAATCGGGGACACTGAAGAAGAGTGAAATATTGGAATTACTAAAGAATGCAGGGCTGCCTGCAAATGAAGACAATGCAGTAGCTATGATGCGATTTCTGAGGGCAGACACAGAAGAATCTATTTCTTATGGACATTTTCGTAATTTCATGCTTCTGCTTCCCTCTGACCGTCTTCAAGAGGATCCTAG GAGTATATGGTTTGAAGCTGCAACTGTAGTCGCTGTCCCACCACCTGTCGAAATTCCTGCTGGAAGTGTTTTAAGATCTGCACTGGCTGGTGGCCTTTCTTGTGCCCTCTCTTGTGCATTACTGCATCCAgttgattcaatcaag ACTCGAGTACAAGCATCAACCATGTCCTTCCCTGAAATCATTGCCAAGCTGCCACAGATTGGAGTTCGGGGTTTATATAGGGGATCAATCCCTGCAATTCTTGGACAGTTTTCAAG CCATGGCCTTCGAACTGGGATATTTGAAGCAAGTAAATTGGTGTTGGTAAATGTAGCTCCTAACCTACCGGAACTCCAG GTACAATCTATAGCATCATTTTGTAGCACGTTTTTGGGAACAGCTGTGCGGATTCCATGTGAAGTATTAAAGCAGCGGTTGCAAGCTGGTCTTTTTGATAATGTTGGTGAGGCTCTTGTTGGGACTTGGCAGCAGGATGGTCTTAGGGGTTTCTTTCGTGGAACCGGGGCTACCCTTTGTCGTGAGGTTCCATTTTATGTTGCCGGCATGGGACTTTATGCAGAGTCTAAAAAG gGTGTCCAAAAACTGTTGGGGCGGGAACTAGAGGCCTGGGAAACAATAGCAGTCGGAGCTTTATCCGGGGGGTTGGCTGCCGTTGTCACGACGCCATTTGATGTCATGAAAACTAGAATGATGACTGCGCAGGGTCGGTCTGTGTCGATGACCATAATAGCCTTCTCTATACTACGGCATGAGGGCCCCCTGGGGTTGTTTAAAGGAGCAGTGCCAAGATTCTTTTGGATAGCTCCCCTAGGTGCCATGAACTTTGCAGGCTATGAGTTAGCAAGGAAGGCCATGAATAAGAATGAGGAGCTAGCTGGTAAGGCTTCGGAGTAA